The Candidatus Methylacidiphilales bacterium genome segment CTTCATCGACGATGAGCACATCCGGGTCCAGGTGCGCGGCGACTGAAAAGGCGAGCCGCACATACATTCCGCTGGAGTAATGTTTGACCGGAGTGTCCAAAAATTTCTCCACGCCGGCAAATTCCACAATGGCGTCGAATTTTCTCCGGATTTCCTGCCGGCTCATGCCGAGGATGGCGCCATTCAGAAAGACGTTTTCCCGTCCGGTCAGTTCAGGGTGGAATCCCGTCCCCACTTCCAGCAGGCTGGCCACCCGCCCGTAGATGTCTGCGCGGCCCGCAGTGGGCTCCACAATGCGGGAAAGGATTTTTAAAAAAGTGGATTTTCCGGCGCCATTCGGCCCGATAATGCCCACGATCTCGCCGGGCTCGATCCGCAGGTCCAGGTCCTGCAGCGCCCAGAATGTTTCCATCGACGACGCTTTCCCCTGGCCGGGCCGGAAGACCGAGCGAAACGCCCCGAGGGCAAAATCGGCAATTTCCTCTCGCAGCGTTTTGTAATTCGCCTGCCGATGGTGGCGGAGGCTGTACTTTTTGCCCAGTTTCCGGGCGAGTATGGCAGGTTGGCTCATTGGATATGTTAAATTATGTCCGCCAGATTTTTTTCAAAATGCCGGAAAAACCACAGGCCACCGAGCAGGATGGCCAGCATCAGCACGGAGGAAAGCAGCAGCCCCGGCAGATACACTTCAGTCCTGCCCTGCAGGATCGACCATCGAAATCCGTCGATCACCTGAACCAGGGGATTCAGCGAATAAACCAGGCGCCACTTGTCCGGTATCACGTCACTGCAATAGCCGATGGGGGAGGCAAACATGGCCAGACGAAGGACAAAAGGCACGACGTAGCGGAAGTCCCGGTATTTGACCGTGAGGGCGGAGAGCCATACGCCAAACCCCGCTGAGGAAACCAGCGCCAGTCCGAAGAAAAAGGGTAGCGCCAGCAGGCGCCAGGTCGGGGCAATGCCGTACCACGCCATCAGGACGACAAATAAAACGGCCCCGATGCAGAATTCCACCAGCGAAGTGATCAGGCAGCTCAATGGTATGATCAGCCTTGGAAAATAAATTTTTGAAATCAAGTTTGCGCTCGCCAGCATGCTGCCGCTGGAGTTTTCAAGGGCGTTGGAAAAAAATTGCCAGGGAAGCAGGCCTGCCAGGACGAGCATGGGATAAGGCACGCCATAGGAGGGAAATTTCCCGACCTTGTGAAAAACAAATGTGAAGATCAATGTGCTGAGGATGGGAGTCAGCAGAGCCCAGGTAATTCCAAGCAGCGCATGGCGGTAACGCACCAGGAGGTCGCGCCAGGAAAAGAAATAAAACAGCTCCCGGTACTGCCAGAGGTCCTGCCAATACTGGCTGTTGGATTCATCGGCATGGATTGCTGTATGTTTCATTGTACTGCGGTTCAGAGTGGCATGCCGTCAGACTTTGTAAACCAAAGGAAACCGGGCATATAGAGCCCGCAAAATCCAGCCCGGAGTGGCATAAACCAGCAGAACGGTTGCCGCCCGTCTGAGCCGCGCGCGCGGACGCAGGCGGTAGTCTTCAAAAATCCCGATCAGGCATTGCACAAGCGGGAAATCCCCGGCCGCTTCGCGGGGATAGAACTTCGGCCAAAGCTTCAAACATGCCAGGCCGCAAAACAGAAAAAACGAACTGCGCCGCCACATGTTCGGATTTACGGCAAAACCCCGTTCCGCGCAGGCCTTGAGAAAGAAGCGAATCGAAACGGCATGTTTTGAAACCCGGTAGGGCAGGATTTTTTTGGAAAACGATTCCTCGAACCCGTGGTAGTCGGGACTGAAGTTGGCGTCATGTGTGGTTTTGCAAGCCAGGACCTTCGGCAAAAGAGTCCTCTCGCCGAAGAACGGGCAAAGCCGTGAAAGATGCGCGTCTGCAGACAGCCAATGGTCCACCGGAAGAGGAAACAGTTTTTTCAAAATCTTCGCATCGAATACGCAGCCGCTTTGGGGCGACCATGTGTAATAGCCGTAGTCATGAAGCGCTTCCATGACGCTTTCTCCGGAAAGACAGCGTGGAACGATGGGATGCTGCGGGATCACCTCCCCCGCAGGGTTTACATTCATGAGATAATAATGCAACACGCTGGTATCCGGGCGCCATGCCTTTGTGAATTCCTCCACGGCATGCGGCAGAAGATAATCGTCCGCATCCAAAAACAGGACGAGACTGCCGTGGCAGTGCTCAAAGCTGAGATTGAGGGCCCCCGTCTGGCCGCAACGCTTGGTGTGAAAAACCGGAATACGGCTTTCGTAGCTTTTCAATATTTCCAGGCTGTCGTCGCTTGAGCCGTCATCCACGGCGATCACTTCCAGGTTGGGATAGTCTTGGTTCAAGCAGCTATCCAGACTGCGCTTCAGAAAGCGGCCGTAGTTGTAATTATCTACTATCAGGGAAACCAGGGGCGGGTTCATGTGTGGCGTGCCAGAGGGATGAAGGCGTCAAAAGTTCCCGGGTGAATTTTGAGAATAAATCCGGCCGACGATCTGCGCGGCTATCAGGTCCAGCCTTTTTAATGCCCACAGCCATCCCGGGAAAAGACGGATGGGAGCCGTCACATAATTCCAATACTGCCGTTCGGCGCGCGTGGGTGTCAGACGCGAAAACAAGGCGCGGAAGAAGGAGAACATGCGCCACGGCTTGGGTTCGTTGATGGCATGCGACATGATGTAACCCCGGATTTCAAAATCCATGGCGTCCCGGCCCGCCCAGCTCAAGGACAGCTTGGTCGCCATGCAGGCCATGTTCATGGCATCCTGATACGGATGCTGGAAAGGATTGTCCCGGTCGCCGAAGCACATGGTGTGGTGGTTGCTTAAGCCGGTTTTCAGTTTGCTGACAATGGATTCCCACGTGTCCAGGATTTCCATGCAATCGCGGCGGATGCCAATGAAGCCGGCGTTAAAATGGGCCCTCAGACGTTGTTGCGGAGTGTAACCCCAGTCGGTCAGGACCTGTTCCCATCCCAAACGTATCGGATGGGTTTCCGGCATGCAGGTAACGTCCTCGCAAAGGGCGATTCCATGGGCGGCCCACTCCTCGAAAAAACTCCAGCGGCATTTGACCACAATATCCGGGTCGAAATAAAAGGCCGCTTCGGCGCCGGGTTCCAATTCGAGCAGGACTTTGCGCAACCAGGCGGGCTTTTGCGCCGAATAATGATGGGGTGGATTTTCCTCAAAAAAGCAGACTGTTAGTCCCTCGGCCGGCGAATAGTCCCAACCGTGCGCACCGCGCTTTGCGTTGCGCGCCCAAAAAGGCAGTTCCCCACCGCGGTAACCCGCCCAAATCGTTCCGCGATAGCCGTGGAGATACAGCGAGTTCACCAGGGCGCCGACCCCATAATGGTGGTGGCCTTCGAACAGGGTGCAAATGGTTCCGCGCATGGCATGGCAATTTATGCCAGCATCCATGCCAGGTCAAATTCATGTTGTGGGGAAGGGGTGAGGATGTGAACGTTTGCGGCAATGATTTCCGCCTCATTATGGCCATCCATTATAACCGGGGTATTATTTATAAGCTGCAATTTCTGACGCATGTCGAATGCGGCAAAGACAAATGGAAAAAGGAATTATGAAGACCAAATTTATTTTTAAAGACTTACCCGGGGATTACCGGGGATTGCTTGCCCTCTACATGCTTCGCCCGATCCATGACAAGGTGGATTACTCCAACGCACTGGAAATTCTCGATGCGATGGCCGGCCAGGCATTGAGCCCGGACCAAGACGACTACTTTGAGGCGCTTGCCTTGCTGGTGGAGGCTTACGAATCCTCGCATCTTCCAAGGCTGCCTTGCAAAAGGGGCTTGCCTCTTCTCAAACATCTCATTGAAGAAAACAAAATGACGGCCGCAGACTTGCCCCGTCTTTTGGGCGCCGACCGCAGCCTCGGCGTCAGAATCCTGAATAAAGAAAGGAATCTGACCATCGAGCACATTAAAAAGCTGGCGGCCCGGTTTCAAGTGCCGATGGGATTATTTCTTGCGTGAAATAGCCCCCGAAAACCCAATCCTGACCTGTCGCGCCACATTCCCTGTCTGCATGCCTATTTGAATGGGGTGAATGGGTCAACTCTCAACGCTTTGCACTGATAAACAACCGAAGCCCCCGCCTCGGATTATGAAGTCACCTATGCGTACGATAACGCCGGGCGCCTGGGTACCGTATTTCTTGCCCAGAATTTCCCCATGAACCCAAGCTCGGCCCTAGCATATGGGTAGAAGACCCCATAGTTCCAATTTATTTCATGGTTTACAAATCACACAATGAAAACGAATTCCGTAGCGCTGTACCCGCTGGCATTAATCATTTCCGTGTTGCTTGCCACCTCCCCTCCGGCAGTCGCCC includes the following:
- a CDS encoding ABC transporter permease; this encodes MKHTAIHADESNSQYWQDLWQYRELFYFFSWRDLLVRYRHALLGITWALLTPILSTLIFTFVFHKVGKFPSYGVPYPMLVLAGLLPWQFFSNALENSSGSMLASANLISKIYFPRLIIPLSCLITSLVEFCIGAVLFVVLMAWYGIAPTWRLLALPFFFGLALVSSAGFGVWLSALTVKYRDFRYVVPFVLRLAMFASPIGYCSDVIPDKWRLVYSLNPLVQVIDGFRWSILQGRTEVYLPGLLLSSVLMLAILLGGLWFFRHFEKNLADII
- a CDS encoding glycosyltransferase gives rise to the protein MNPPLVSLIVDNYNYGRFLKRSLDSCLNQDYPNLEVIAVDDGSSDDSLEILKSYESRIPVFHTKRCGQTGALNLSFEHCHGSLVLFLDADDYLLPHAVEEFTKAWRPDTSVLHYYLMNVNPAGEVIPQHPIVPRCLSGESVMEALHDYGYYTWSPQSGCVFDAKILKKLFPLPVDHWLSADAHLSRLCPFFGERTLLPKVLACKTTHDANFSPDYHGFEESFSKKILPYRVSKHAVSIRFFLKACAERGFAVNPNMWRRSSFFLFCGLACLKLWPKFYPREAAGDFPLVQCLIGIFEDYRLRPRARLRRAATVLLVYATPGWILRALYARFPLVYKV